One window of Vitis riparia cultivar Riparia Gloire de Montpellier isolate 1030 chromosome 5, EGFV_Vit.rip_1.0, whole genome shotgun sequence genomic DNA carries:
- the LOC117914998 gene encoding endo-1,3;1,4-beta-D-glucanase-like — protein sequence MSGPQCCEHPPSLNPNSGSGHVEQLGGLSCYIAGSPHSKLAILLVSDIYGYEAPNFRKLADKVSAAGFYVVAPDFLYGDPYVPDKAERPLPVWIKDHGMDKGFEDTKPVIEALKSKGVSAIGAAGFCWGAKVVVELAKSGYIQAAVLLHPSFVSLDDIKGVKVPTAVLGAEIDQMSPPALVKQFEEILTAKPGVDGFVKIFPGVAHGWTVRYNAEDAGAVKCAEEAHQDMLGWFSKYVK from the exons ATGTCAGGGCCTCAGTGCTGCGAGCATCCGCCAAGCCTGAACCCCAACAGCGGATCGGGCCATGTGGAACAACTTGGAGGCCTTTCCTGTTATATTGCTGGCTCTCCTCATTCCAAGCTCGCTATTCTTCTGGTTTCTGACATCTATG GATATGAAGCTCCAAACTTCAG GAAGCTTGCAGACAAAGTTTCAGCTGCTGGATTCTATGTGGTGGCTCCAGACTTCTTGTATGGGGATCCATATGTGCCTGATAAGGCTGAGAGGCCTTTACCTGTCTGGATAAAAGATCATGGCATG GATAAAGGTTTTGAAGACACAAAGCCTGTCATTGAAGCTCTTAAAAGTAAAGGTGTATCTGCAATTGGAGCTGCAGGCTTTTGCTGGGgtg CCAAGGTGGTTGTCGAACTTGCAAAGTCTGGTTATATCCAAGCTGCAGTGCTGTTACATCCTTCATTTGTTTCTTTGGATGATATCAAGG gggTTAAAGTTCCCACTGCAGTCTTGGGGGCTGAGATTGACCAGATGTCTCCACCGGCACTCGTGAAACAGTTTGAGGAGATTTTAACAGCCAAACCAGGG GTTGATGGCTTTGTGAAGATATTCCCAGGAGTTGCACATGGGTGGACAGTGAGGTACAATGCTGAAGATGCAGGGGCTGTGAAGTGTGCTGAAGAGGCTCATCAGGACATGCTGGGTTGGTTTTCTAAGTATGTCAAGTAA
- the LOC117914590 gene encoding BTB/POZ and MATH domain-containing protein 1 yields MGTVRACRETSKPSTSSPPPVTTTSTSRSETVNGSHEFKIDGYSLAKGMGIGRYIASDTFMVGGYAWAIYFYPDGKSVEDNAQYVSLFIALASEGTDVRALFELSLLDQSGKDRHKVHSHFGRFLESGPYTLKYRGSMWGYKRFFKRTALETSDYLKNDCLLIRCSVGVVKSYTEGPKIYTIAVMPSNIGQHFGQLLESGKGTDVNFEVDGEIFSAHKLVLAARSPVFRAQLFGPMKDCNTQLIKIEDMEAPVFKALLHFTYWDALPDMQELVGMNSKWASTMMAQHLLAAADRYGLDRLRLLCEDKLCEDVAINTVATTLALAEQHHCFQLKAVCLKFVALPENLKAVMQTDGFDYLKQSCPSVLTELLEYVARIGEHSVIVCGHGNENILLDGSDVNGRRVKQRIF; encoded by the exons ATGGGCACGGTTAGGGCTTGCAGAGAGACCTCGAAACCCTCGACATCGTCACCGCCTCCGGTCACTACCACCTCCACCTCCCGATCGGAAACCGTTAATGGCTCGCACGAATTCAAAATCGATGGCTATTCGCTAGCGAAAGGGATGGGGATTGGGAGATACATCGCTTCCGACACGTTCATGGTGGGCGGATACGCCTGGGCTATTTATTTTTACCCGGACGGCAAGAGCGTGGAGGATAATGCGCAGTACGTGTCTCTGTTCATCGCGTTGGCCAGCGAGGGCACGGACGTAAGGGCGCTGTTTGAATTGTCGCTTTTGGATCAGAGCGGGAAGGATCGACATAAGGTGCATAGCCATTTTGGTCGCTTTCTTGAGAGTGGCCCGTACACCCTTAAATACCGAGGAAGTATGTG GGGTTATAAGCGCTTTTTTAAAAGAACTGCTCTGGAGACATCAGACTACCTCAAAAATGATTGCCTTTTGATTCGATGTAGTGTTGGTGTCGTTAAGTCATATACAGAGGGACCAAAGATTTACACAATTGCAGTAATGCCTTCTAACATTGGTCAGCATTTTGGCCAACTCTTAGAAAGTGGAAAGGGAACTGATgtaaattttgaagttgatggAGAAATTTTTTCTGCCCATAAGTTGGTTCTTGCAGCACGTTCACCTGTCTTTAGGGCACAACTTTTTGGTCCAATGAAGGATTGCAACACTCAGCTTATCAAAATTGAAGATATGGAGGCCCCTGTTTTTAAG GCATTGCTTCATTTCACATACTGGGATGCATTGCCAGACATGCAAGAGCTTGTTGGTATGAACTCAAAGTGGGCATCTACAATGATGGCTCAACATCTTCTTGCAGCTGCAGATCGATATGGACTTGATAGGCTTAGATTGCTCTGCGAGGATAAACTCTGTGAGGATGTTGCGATAAATACTGTGGCAACAACTTTAGCCTTGGCTGAGCAACACCACTGTTTCCAACTGAAAGCTGTTTGTCTTAAATTTGTTGCATTGCCTGAGAATCTGAAAG cCGTGATGCAAACAGATGGGTTTGACTACTTGAAGCAAAGCTGCCCTTCTGTTCTCACTGAACTACTTGAATATGTGGCTAGAATCGGGGAGCATTCTGTGATTGTTTGTGGACATGGAAATGAGAACATCTTATTAGATGGCAGTGATGTGAATGGAAGGCGAGTGAAGCAAAGAATATTTTGA
- the LOC117914589 gene encoding mitogen-activated protein kinase 15 gives MQPDQRRKASVEVDFFTEYGEGSRYKIEEVIGKGSYGVVCSAYDTHCGEKVAIKKINDIFEHVSDATRILREIKLLRLLRHPDIVEIKHILLPPSSREFKDIYVVFELMESDLHQVIKANDDLTPEHYQFFLYQLLRGLKYIHTANVFHRDLKPKNILANADCKLKICDFGLARVAFNDTPTAIFWTDYVATRWYRAPELCGSFFSKYTPAIDIWSIGCIFAELLTGKPLFPGKNVVHQLDLMTDLLGTPSAEAIARVRNEKARRYLSSMRKKKPIPLSQKFPNADPLALRLLERMLAFEPKDRPSAEEALADPYFKGLAKVEREPSAQPVTKLEFEFERRRITKEDVRDLIYREILEYHPKMLKEYLEGTEPTSFMYPSAVDQFKKQFAYLEEHYGNGATVAPPERQHASLPRPCVLYSDNSLHNSAEVADDLSKCCIKEVEKPHMDRSCGIPMARLPLQVPQSTQGGAARPGKVVGSVLRYNNCGAAAAAEVLEQRRMVRNPPVASQYNASSCSYPRRNSSCKNERGDDEGVEGSNGLQPKPQYMARKVAAAQGGSGSHWY, from the exons ATGCAGCCCGATCAGCGACGAAAG GCATCTGTGGAGGTAGATTTCTTCACTGAATACGGCGAGGGAAGCAGGTACAAGATAGAGGAAGTAATTGGTAAAGGAAGCTATGGTGTCGTTTGTTCTGCATATGATACTCATTGTGGGGAAAAGGTTGCAATTAAGAAGATCAATGATATCTTTGAACATGTCTCTGATGCCACACGAATCCTTCGAGAGATCAAGCTGCTTAGACTCCTGCGTCACCCTGACATTGTGGAAATCAAGCACATCTTGCTGCCTCCTTCCAGCAGGGAATTCAAAGACATATATGTGGTTTTTGAACTCATGGAGTCTGATTTACACCAGGTTATTAAAGCAAATGATGATTTGACTCCAGAACattatcaattttttctttatcagCTTCTGCGAGGCTTGAAGTACATACACACAG CAAATGTCTTTCATCGGGATCTGAAACCAAAGAACATCTTAGCAAATGCTGACTGCAAACTCAAGATCTGTGACTTTGGTCTTGCAAGAGTAGCCTTTAATGATACTCCGACTGCTATATTTTGGACA GATTATGTTGCAACAAGGTGGTACAGGGCACCTGAATTGTGTGGTTCATTTTTCTCCAAG TATACACCAGCAATAGATATATGGAGCATCGGATGCATCTTTGCAGAGCTTTTAACTGGAAAACCTCTCTTTCCTGGAAAAAATGTTGTTCACCAATTGGATCTGATGACTGATCTCTTGGGAACCCCGTCTGCAGAAGCCATTGCTAGG GTACGCAATGAGAAGGCTCGGAGATATTTAAGCAGCATGCGGAAGAAAAAGCCCATTCCCTTGTCCCAGAAATTCCCAAATGCAGATCCCCTTGCACTCCGTTTGCTGGAAAGAATGCTAGCATTTGAACCCAAGGATCGACCTTCCGCTGAAGAG GCTCTTGCAGATCCATATTTTAAAGGTTTAGCCAAGGTTGAGAGAGAACCCTCTGCTCAACCAGTTACCAAgttggaatttgaatttgagaGGAGAAGGATAACTAAAGAAGATGTACGAGATCTCATTTACCGAGAGATTCTTGAGTACCATCCAAAGATGTTGAAAGAGTACTTAGAGGGAACCGAACCAACAAGCTTCATGTATCCAAG TGCTGTTGACCAGTTCAAGAAGCAATTCGCTTACCTCGAGGAGCACTACGGAAATGGTGCAACTGTTGCTCCACCTGAGAGACAACATGCATCATTACCAAG GCCATGTGTATTATATTCAGATAATTCATTACATAATTCAGCAGAGGTCGCAGATGATCTCTCCAAATGTTGCATTAAGGAAGTCGAGAAGCCACATATGGACAGGAGTTGTGGAATCCCCATGGCAAGGCTTCCTCTCCAAGTTCCTCAAAGTACCCAAG GAGGTGCTGCAAGGCCTGGAAAGGTTGTTGGTTCAGTGTTGCGTTACAACAACTGTGGAGCAGCTGCAGCAGCAGAGGTTCTTGAACAGCGGAGAATGGTTAGGAATCCACCTGTCGCAAGTCAATATAATGCGTCTAGCTGTTCATATCCAAGAAGAAACTCGAGCTGTAAAAATGAGAGAGGAGACGATGAAGGGGTAGAAGGATCTAATGGTTTGCAGCCAAAGCCTCAATACATGGCAAGGAAAGTGGCTGCTGCTCAAGGTGGATCTGGAAGTCACTGGTACTAA